CCTCACGGGTTCGCAAGAAGCCCTCCGGAAACTCCGGGGGGCTTTTTGCTGGCGTCTTCGCATCTGCAGCAGCCATTGCGGAACCCGCGAAGGACACCCACTCCGGATCAGCGGCCTGGATCACATAGGGATACTCGCCGGATGTCGCCCGGCACCGAAATCCGGCGCCCGGACGCTCCGGCGGGCAGACCGGCGGCGGCGAGTAGCGCCGGGCCGGCCGGGCAGCGCCGGCGAGCCATTGGAGAGCTGCCGGGAACCGGCCGCCGGCCTGCCCGCCGGCCCGATTCTGCGCGGGCGGAGGTCCGATCGCAGCGGCGGGATTGGTCCCGGGAGTGGGAAAGCGGATGTCGAAAGTTCTACTATCCGCTTTGACAATATCCGGGGCGTCCCGTACGAAACTGCGAAATTACCCCTCCCGGAGGATCAGGAGACACAATGGCAGACGCACCTACCAACGCTCAGCAAGTATTCGACATGATGCCCTCGCGCTTCAACGCGACGGCCGCTTCGGGCGTCAACGCGACGTACCAGTTCGACCTCACCGGCGACAACGGCGGCACCTGGCAGGTCGCAGTGGCCAACGGCGCGTGCAACGTCGCCAAGGGCACCCCGAACGACAAGCCGAACATCACGATCACGATGGCGGCCAACGACTACCTCGACATGATCACCGGCAAGCTCAACCCGCAGATGGCCTTCATGGGCGGCAAGCTCAAGATCAAGGGTGACATGAGCCTCGCCCTCAAGATGCAGCAGATCTTCCCGAACGCCTGATCCCAGGCGCGACGGTCGTTTCGAGTTCGAGAAGGGGAGCCCGCGAGGGCTCCCCTTTTCTGATTGGGAAGCCCGCAACGCCTCCCCTTTTCTGATTGGGAAGCCCGCAACGCCTCCCCTTTTTCATGGGGACAGGCACCAGCCCGTCAACTCGCCGCGGACGAACCGTTTATGCGGCTGGTGCCCGTCCCCATTTCGGCAGACGCGCCGGTGCCCGTCCGAAAGGCTGACCCCAAGTCCGGCACCGGGTCGACCAGCGCCGCCAGTTTGCGGACGAGCTCGAAGCTGCGCTCGCGCCTTTGCGCGAAATCGGCGGCCTGCCAGCGGAACGCGGGAACCGGCTCGAGCGAATGCGGCTCTTCGAACGTGTGGTGGCGTGGATCGGGCGAGACCGCGCTGCGTATCGATTCCAGGAAACGCTCGGCCTCGTCGGCAACCTTTCCGGCTTCGTCGCCGCCGCCGGCGCGGGCGTGGTCGATGAGGTGCTCCAGCGTGGCCAGGTAGCGCGCAAAGTCGATGCCGGCTCGGGCCAGCTCCCAGCGGGAACGGCGGTCGCTGGCTTTCTGGTAGCGGCGATGCACCTGCTTGGCCAGGTTGCCCGGGCCGACGTCGACGACGACGTAGGCCCCGCCCAGCACGACCGCCAGCAGCAGGGTGAGCGTCCCTCTTTTTTTCAGGCGCGCCCCGTCGGCGTGGACGTCAGGGGCGCGCGACTATTCAGCGGGTGGGAGCGCGGCGGCGCTCGGCTGCTTTTCGGAAAGAGTCGGCATCGAGGCGAAGCCGCGGGAATCGTGGGCCGGCACCAGCGTAAACTCGGGGAAACGCTGCGCGATTGCCGACATTCTGCGGATGTTCTCGCGCACGGCGCCGGGATCGACGTCGGCCAGCGTTCGCCACAGCCAGGGCCTCTCCTCGAGCTCGCGAATGCCCTCGAGCTGCCAGACGAGATCGCCGACGAGCGCGTAGCGCTTGCCGCCCGGAACTGCGAGGAAGATGACGACCGAGCCTGGCGTGTGGCCGGGCGCCGGCACGATGACGATGGAGCCGTCGCCGTAAACATCGTGGTTGTGGGGAAAGCCGAGATACGGTCCGCCCTCGAACGTGTAGGTCTGGAAGCGCGCTGCCGGGATGCTGCGCGCTACCGCCATCACGACGCTTCCTTCCGAAATGAAACGCTGCTCCTGCGGCGTGACGAGGATCGGGATGCCGGGAAGATCCGCGGCGCCGCTGACGTGGTCCCAGTGCGCGTGGGTCAGCAGGATTGCCGAGATCTTTTTGCCGGGACCGTCGCCGCCGGAAACATCGTAGCCCGCTGCGCGCAACTGGTCGGCGGCAGGAGTGAGCTTCTCGTACGAAGTCATCAGCCGAAACGGCAGCGGCAGCAGGCGGATCTGCTCGTCGACCGAGCGCCCGAAGCCGGTATCGATCAGGATGTCTCCCTTCGGATGATGCACGAGCACCGCAGTCATCGAGAAATCGCGCTTGTCGCCGAAGGAGCCGCCACGGTACGCGAATGCAGCGGTTCGGTGAGTAATGCCGGTCGGAAGCTGGAAGACCTGCATGTCGGCCGGCGGCGATGCCGCAGGCAGGGGATCGGCGAGAGGGGGAGGAACGGGAAGCGGCGCGGCCGAATCGACCACCGCAAGGGCCAGTGCGGCGACGACGACGGCGGCAACAACGGCAGCGACGATTTTTGCCGCGATGCTCACGGGTGCCCTGCGCCGGGACGCATGCGTCCCATCCATTCCAACTTGCCCATCGTGGCCATCTTTTCCATCTTTTTCATCTTGGCGCTCGCCCTCTCGCCAAGGCCAGCGACGGGGCATACCTTGGCGCTGCCATGATTCGCGGTGGGACATGGATCTTCATGCTGGTCGTGGTGCTCGCGGCCGCGGTCTCGAGTGACGCGGCTGCCGGGGCGCAACCGGTCCAGGCGCGCCATCCGAAGTTCCGCGACGGCAGGCTCGAGCCCGGCGAGAAGATCTTTGCGATCGTCGTCCAGGCAGAGCCGCGCGCGTATTGCCTGACCGAGCTGGGTGCTGCGGGCTCGGTCGTCCACGACTCCGTCGCCAGCGGCGCAGTGGACATCGGCTCGGACGGAGCGACGGCACACGTCGCGCACGCCACTGTCCGGGTCACCGACAGCGAGACGACGACCTGGTCCGACTGGAGCCGGCGTCATCCGGATACTTCGTTGTGGCATCCCGTCGCCGTCGCCGAAGCGCAGGTGACGCGGCCGACCAGCGACGTGCGCGTCACCGAGTCGCGCCACTACCGCACCGTGATCGGTTGTGCGCTTTCCCAGTCGCGGCTGACGTCCCCGAACATGGAGGCACCCGGTCTCGTCGTGATCAGCGGCACGATTCGAAACGTCGCGGCAACTCCTGTCGATCACGTCGTGCTGCGCTACGAGCTGCTCGACGGTCGCGGTCGCGTCGTCTTTCGCGACGAAGGCTTCAACCGCTCCGCGGAGGACCTGGCCGGACCGAAGCTGACGTCGCCGGTGGTCCCGCTCGCAGCCGGCGCGACCGATGCGTTTCGAATGATCCTGCTCGAAGACGAGCTTCCGGATTTCAAGAACGCGCGCGTGAGCGTCGCTCGCATCTACTGATCGCTCGTCACTGCGGGTGTCGATGCGGTCGGTGCGGCGGCCGCGCGTCGGCAGCCGGACGACGCGCAAGCGGCGCGGCGACCTCTGCGGGCGGCCGACAGGCTGCGCAGGCGCGCCGTGCTGGTATTTCCAGCGCGCCGCTCCTGATCGCTGCAGCACGATATCAATCTCCGCCTGCCACAGGCATCGTCTGGCGCTGGAGAGGCGGACAAGAGCATCGTGTACCAGATCCGGATTCACGGACGCGGCGGTCAGGGCGTCGTCACGGCAGCCGAGCTGCTGTCGGTCGCCGCTTTTCGCGAAGGCCGTCATTCCCAGGCGTTCCCCAGCTTCGGCTCCGAGCGCACCGGCGCGCCGGTCGTCGCGTTCTGCCGCATTCATGACGCAGCGATCCGCCTGCGCGAGCCGGTGCTCGCTCCCGATGCGCTGATCATCCAGGACCCGACGCTGCTGCACCAGGTAGAAGTCTTTGCCGGGCTCGTTGACGGCGGTTTCGTGCTGATCAACAGCGCGCGCGGCATCGGCGAGCTCGGACTCGACGACTTCGTAGCTTCGCGCGCCGGCTGCCGCGTCGTCACTGTTCCCGCCACCGAAATCGCGATGCGCTCGATCGGCAGGCCGCTGCCCAACGCGGCGCTTCTGGCAGCCTTTGCCGCGGCCACCGGTCGCGTCGCGCTCGGCTCGGTCTGCGAAGCGATTCGCGAGCGTTTTCGCGCGGGCGTCGCGGATGCGAACGTTGCCGCGGCCGAGGCGGCGTTCGAACACGTGCGGGCGGCGCAGTCCGCGACGGAGGGGGAGCATGCTCAAGCAAATTGAAGGATCGGCGGCCGTCGCCGAAGCGATCGCGCTTTGCCGTCCCGAGGTCATCTGCGCCTATCCGATCTCGCCGCAGACCCACATCGTCGAGGCGCTCGGCCGCATGGTCGATTCGGGGACGCTTGCGCCGTGCGAGTTCATCAACGTCGAGTCGGAGTTCGCGGCGATGTCGGTGGCCATCGGAGCCTCGGCCACCGGCGCGCGCGCTTACACCGCCACGGCGAGCCAGGGCCTGCTGTTCATGGCCGAGGCCGTCTACAACGCGGCCGGGCTCGGGCTTCCCATCGTGATGACCGTGGCCAACCGCGCCATCGGGGCTCCGATCAACATCTGGAACGATCACACCGATGCGCTGAGCCAGCGCGACTGCGGGTGGATCCAGCTCTTCGCCGAAGACAACCAGGAGGCCCTCGATCTGCACATCCAGGCATTCCGGCTTGCCGAAGAGCTTTCGGTGCCGGTGATGGTCTGCATGGACGGCTTCATTCTCACGCATGCGGTCGAGCGCGTGGACATGCCGACTGCGCAGCAGGTGGACGAATGGCTGCCGCCTTACGACCCGCGCCAGATCCTCGATCCTGCCGAGCCCGTGTCGATCGGCGCGATGGTCGGCCCCGAGGCTTTCATGGAGGTGCGCTACCTCGCGCACGTCAAGCAGAAGCAGGCGCTCGAACGCATCCCGCAGTGGTCCGACCGATTTCGCGAAGTGTTCGGGCGCGACAGCGGCGGCCTCGTGCGCAGCTACCGCGCAGATGACGCCGACGTCATGGTCGTGGCGCTCGGATCCGTGCTCGGCACGATCAAGGACACCGTCGACGAGATGCGCAGCGAGGGCGTGAAAATCGGCGTCCTCGGCATCACGTGCTTCCGGCCCTGGCCGGCGGCGGCGGTGCGCGGCGCGCTCGCGCATGCGAAGCGCGTGATCGTGCTCGAAAAGAGCCTTGCCGTGGGTCTCGGCGGCATCGTCGCGAACAACGTCGGCGGGTCATGGACGGGCCCTTCCGACGACGTGCATACGGTGGTCGCCGGGCTCGGCGGTCGCGCAATCACGCGCCAGTCGCTGCGCCGCGTTTTCGAAGAAGGCTGCCGCGGGCGCCTCGACGCGCTCACCTTCCTCGATCTCGACCACGATGCTGCCGGGCGCGTGCTCGCGCGCGAGCGGGAGCAGAGGCGTTCGGGACCCATTGCCGAGAGCCTGCTGAAAGACCTCGGCGCCGCCGCCACGCGTATTGGCTGAAGGGGAGGGGACGATGGCTGACCAGCCGGTGCGATTCTACCAGACGGGGACCTTCACCGTCGGAGGGCGCCTCCTGCCCGAGGACGAGCGCAGCGTGCAGGCCAACATGCGCCGTACCAACTCGCTCAACTCCGGGCACCGCGCGTGCCAGGGCTGCGGCGAAGCTCTCGGCGCACGCTATGCGATCGATGCGGCAATGGAGGCGACCGGGCGGCGCATGATTGCCGTCAACGCGACGGGATGCCTCGAGGTGTTCTCGACTCCGTATCCCGAGACGTCGTGGCAGATCCCGTGGATTCACTCGCTGTTCGGAAACGCGGCAGCGGTTGCCACCGGTGTTGCCGCCGCGCTCAAGGTCAAGGGTCGCAGCGACGTGCGCGTCGTTGCCCAGGGCGGCGACGGCGGAACCACCGACATCGGCTTCGGCTGTCTTTCGGGAATGTTCGAGCGCAACGACGATGTGCTCTACATCTGCTACGACAACGAAGCGTACATGAACACCGGAGTGCAGCGCTCGTCGGCTACGCCTCCGGCCGCGCGCACCAACACGACGATGCCGGTGGGCGCGAGCAGCGGGAACCGCTTCGGGCAGGGAAAGAACCTTCCCCGCCTGGCGATGGCGCACGAGATTCCGTACGTGGCCACTGCCACGGTTGCCGAGCTTCACGACCTCGAAGCCAAGGTGCGGCGTGCGATGGAGTTGCGCGGAGCGCGCTACATCCACATCCTCGTTCCGTGTCCTCTTGGCTGGGGCCACGGCTCCGAAGCCACCGTGCGAATGGCGCGCCTGGCGAAGGAAACCGGCCTTTTCCCCGTGTTCGAGGCCGAACACGGCGAAGTCACCTCCGTGTCGAAGATCCGGCGCAAGGTTCCGGTCGAGGAGTATCTGAAGCCGCAGATGCGTTTTGCCCACCTGTTCGGAGAAAACCCGAACCGGGAAGTGCTCGACCGCCTGCAGCAGCTCGCGGACCGCAACATCGCGCGTTACGGCCTCGTCACTCCCGAAGCGGAGGCGTCGTGAACCGCAAGCCGTTCGCGATCACGCTCGATCCTGGCTCGAGCCTGGCCAACCACACCGGCACCTGGCGCACCGTGCGTCCCGAGTACATCGATCGCCTTTCGCCGTGCAACCACGCGTGCCCGGCCGGCGAAAACGTGCAGCAGTGGCTCTACCACGCCGAATCGGGCGATTACCACACCGCGTGGACCCGGCTCACCGAAGACAACCCCCTGCCGGCGGTGATGGGGCGCGTCTGCTATCACCCCTGCGAAACCGTCTGCAACCGCGCCCAGCTCGACGAAGCCGTCGGCATCAACGCGATCGAGCGTTTCCTCGGTGACGAGGCGCTGCGCCACGGGTGGCGGTTCGCGCAGCCGACGACGTTCAGCGGCAAGCGCATCCTCGTCGTCGGTGCCGGTCCGTCGGGGCTCTCGGCCGGCTACCAGCTCGCGCGTGCCGGTCATTCGGTGACGATCCGTGATGCCGGCCCACTTGCGGGCGGGATGATGCGTTTCGGCATTCCCAAATACCGGCTGCCGCGCGACGTGCTCGACGGTGAGATCCAGCGCATCGTCGATCTCGGCGTCGCCCTCGAGCTGAACTCGAAAGTCACGAGCGTGCTCGAAGCGAAAGAGAGCGGCGCTTTCGATGCCGTGTTCCTCGCGGTCGGCGCCCACCTGGCCAAGCGCGCGTACATTCCTGCCGGCAGCGCGGCGCACATGGTCGATGCGATCCAGGTGCTGCGCAGCATGGAGACGGGCGACAGGCCGCTGCTCGGCCGCCGCGTCGTCGTCTACGGTGGAGGCAACACTGCGCTCGATGTCGCGCGCACAGCCCGTCGTCTCGGCGCCGACGAATCCATCATCGTCTACCGCCGCACGCGCGAAAAAATGCCCGCGCACGCGTTCGAGGTCGAAGAAGCGCTCGCCGAGGGTGTGCTCGTCAAGTGGCTGTCGACGATCACCCAGGCCGACGGCGGCTCGATTACGCTCGAGAAGATGGAGCTCGGCGCCGACGGGAAGGCGGTGGGCACCGGCGAGTTCGAGACCCTGGCTGCCGACTCGGTGGTGCTCGCGCTCGGCCAGGACGTGGACCTGTCGCTGCTCGACGGCGTGCCGGGCCTCGCGATCGAAGACGGCGTCGTCAAGGTCGGACCCGACATGATGACCGGTCACCCGGGAATTTTTGCGGGCGGCGACATGGTGCCGGGCGAACGCACCGTCACGGTCGGAATCGGACACGGCAAGCTCGCTGCGCGCCACATCGACGCCTGGCTTCGCGGCCTGAAGTGGGTGCATCCGACCGCGCACGAGCTGGCGACCTTCGACAAGCTCAACACCTGGTACTACGCCGACGCACCGCGCTCGAAGGCACCGCTGCTCGACCTGGTGCGGCGCCAGTCGACGTTCGATGAGGTGGTCGGCGGCTTCGACGAGTCGACCGCGCAGTGCGAAGCGCGCCGATGCCTTTCGTGCGGCAACTGCTTCGAGTGCGACAACTGCTACGGCGTCTGTCCCGACAACGCGGTGGTCAAGCTCGGCCCGGGTCTCCGCTACGAGTTCAACTACGACTTCTGCAAGGGCTGCGGGCTTTGCGTCAGCGAATGCCCGTGCGGCGCGATTCGCAGCGTGCCGGAAAAAATCTGAAGTCGCGCCGCCGCGGTGTTATTTCGCCGCGGTCGCCTCGGGTTCCGGAGCGAGCTCCAACAGCGCATGGTCGATCGCTGCGGTGTTGCGCTGTTCGTCCAGGAACAACTCCGAAAGCGGTTTCTCCTTGAAGCCGCCCGCACCGTAGCTGGCGAGCGATTCGAGTCCGGCAGCCTTGGAATAGAGGTCCTTGCCCGTCGTGTCGCCGATCACGACGCCGATCGCAGTGGCGCCAACGGTCCCGGACACGGTGACGCCGCCGAGCATCCGGAGTGCAAGGCTGCCGCCGGTTTCGATCCTCTGGGACGTTCCGAGCCAGCTTGCGACCCCGTTGCGGAAGGCCGCCTTGACGGGATAGACCGCCGAGTACAGCACGGCGTCGGCGTGATAGCGCTCGGCTACTTCCGCCAGAGCTTTGCGATCGGCTTCGTCCTGCTTTTCCTTGTTCCGCTCGCCCGTCGTCGGATCGAAAAGGTTGCCGGACTCTTTCCGGACCCGGTCGAAGACTTCCCCGGCCTTGTCGGGCGCGAGCGCCGTGAACCCGAGTAGCTGGAGCTTTCCGGCCAGCATCGCGGCGAATTTCTGCTGCACCGCTTCGCGATTCTCGATGTCGGTGGGCATCTTCGTCGGCATCAGTGCGATCGTGTGGACGCGCTGGCGGAAATCCGCCTTTTCGATGCGATACGGGTTGTAAGGCTGCTGGGCGGCGCAGCCGTACAGCAGGCTGCCCGAGCTGATGAGGAGGAACGCTAGTACGGTGCGGGAGCGCATGGCCGGGTTACTCCTGGAAGGGGACTTGCGCGCGCAGAGGTAACGGCTGGCCCGACCAGACTCAAGGAACCCCGCTCAGGTCTCGCCGAAACGCTCGCGCCGGTCCCGGCGCTCCGCTGCAGCCTGCGCACGGAGCTCCGAGCAGCGCTGTGGGTGTCAGGGTTCCAGTAGGTCGCGATCCGGGTTAACACGCCGCATGGGCCCGCTGCCAACGCTCGCCGCCGGGCTGCTGCCCGGCACCGTATGCCTCGCTCCTTTACGTGAGCGCCGTGACGCATGAACGACTCCGATTTCGAGCTGTCGGTCGTCATGCCGTGCCTGAACGAGGCGCGCACGGTCGCTGCCTGCGTCGGGCAGGCGATGCAGATGCTCGCGAGCTCGGCAATTCGCGGCGAAGTGATCGTCGCCGACAACGGCTCGACCGACGGCAGCCAGCAGATCGCGCGCTCCAAAGGCGCCCGCGTGGTGGACGTTCCGGAGCGCGGCTACGGCGCCGCGCTGCTGGGCGGCATCGCCGCCGCTCGCGGGCGCTACGTGATCATGGGCGACTGCGACATGAGCTACGATTTCGGTCATGCGCCGCGCTTCGTCGACGAGCTGCGACGCGGCGCCCAGTTCGTGATGGGAAACCGCTTTCGCGGCGGCATTGCACCGGGCGCGATGCCGGCGTTGCACCGCTACCTCGGCAACCCCGTGCTGACCAGGATTGCGCAACTTTACTTCGGCGCATGGGAGGTTGGCGATTTCCACTGCGGCCTTCGCGCTTTCGACAAGGAAGCGATCGATCGGCTCGATCTCGGCTGCACCGGCATGGAGTTCGCATCCGAGATGGTCGTCAAGGCCAAGCTCCACCGGCTGCGGATCGTCGAGGTGCCGACGACGCTGGCGCCGGACGAACGCGGCCGGCCGTCGCATCTTCGAACCTGGCGCGACGGCTGGCGGCACCTGCGCTTCCTGCTGTGTTATTCGCCGCGCTGGGCCTTTCTGATCCCGGGCGTGCTCTGCGGCACCGCCGGTCTGCTGCTGATGCTGCTCGTCCTTCCCGGTCCGCGCCGCATCGGCGGCGTCGTGCTCGACATCCATACGCTGATCTACGGCGGGGCGATGATCCTCGTCGGTGCCCAGGGCGTCTTCTTTGCGGTGCTCTCGAAGGTCTATGCGATCACGCAGGGACTGCAGCCGGCGCCGCGCGGCTCGACGCGGCTCTTCCAGCGCATCACTCTGGAGCATGGGCTGGTGGTGGGCCTGCTGCTGCTCGCCTGCGGCATCGGCGGCACGATCTTCGCGCTCTATGGCTGGGCCGAAGTCGGCCTTGGCCCGTACGATCCGGCTCGCGCGATGCGCATCGTCGTGCCGTCGGTCGTTGCGCTCGCCCTCGGCGCCCAGACGATGTTCTCGAGCCTTTTCCTGAGCCTGCTCGGCATGGCGACCAAGCGCACGCTGAAGGTCGAGGAAGCGGAGCGCCGGTGATCGAGCGCACGCTGGATCGCCTGCACGGCGGCATGGTTTTTCGCCGGCGCGTGCGTGTGTTGGCTGCGCACCTTGCGCGGCTGATTCCGGGCGGATCGACGGTTCTCGACATCGGCGCCGGCGACGGATCGATCGGAAGCGCGATCTGCGCCCAGCGCTCCGGATTGAGGATGCGCGGAATCGATGTCCTCGTTCGCGGGCACACCGCCTATCCCGTCGATGCCTTCGACGGCCTGCACATCCCGCATCCGGACGGCAGCTTCGACGTCGCGCTCTTCGTCGACGTGCTGCATCACACGGTCGATCCGGCAGCGCTGCTGGCGGAGGCCGCGCGCGTTGCCCGCACCGTCGTGATCAAGGATCACCTGCTCGAAGGGCTGCTGGCGTCGCCGACCCTGCGGCTCATGGACTGGGTCGGCAATGCCAGGCACTCGGTCGTTCTTCCGTACAACTACCTGACCCGGCGCCAGTGGGACGAAGCATTTTCCCGTTCTGGACTGACGATCGAGGAGTGGCAGCAGCGCCTCGGGCTCTACCCTTTTCCGGTCGACCTCCTGTTCGACCGCTCGCTGCACTACGTCGCGCGGCTGCGGTCGCGTTGACCGGCGTCAGCTCCTGGCAGCAAGTCGCGCGGTACGGATGCGCGCGATCTCCGCAGCAAGGTGTTTCTCGAAATACGCGTCGCAGCCCAGGCAGACGTTCTCCATCTCGCGGCCTCGAGGATCGACGGCGCGCGACGAGCGCCGGTAATCGGAGCGCGACCAGCCGACGTTCTCTCCCATCGATTCGGGGTCTCCTGCGTTGATCGCTTCGAATGCCGGATGACCCTTGAGGCTGTCGAGGATCTCGACCAGTCGTTCCTCGCAAAGATTTCCGAGCGGAGCCTTGGTTTTCAGGCAGCACGGATAGACCGACCCGTCCGGTTCGATCGCGACCTCCGCGCCCGCATCGCCATAGTTCAGGAAGTTCTTGCCGCCACTCCAGCGCGCGCAGAAATTGGTTTCGTACGTGGCGTTGGACAATCCGTTCGTCCACGCGCGTCCGCGCGGCCACAGCTCGCCGATCCACAGCTCCGGCTGGGCGCCGAAGAACAGGAAGAACGGACCGTCGCCGCTTCTTGCGCGCCCGAGTCCCGGACCCTTCAGCCGCGGATCGCGCGCGATGCCGAGATCGACCTCCTGCACGCCGAAGCTCGCCATCATGCGCCGGACGCGATCCATCAGCGCGAATTTCCCGTCGCCGTTCATGCCGACGTGATAGTCGTCGATGCTCGCGACCGCGATGGTGCCGACGCCGCGCTCGAGCATCTCTTCGATGTGTCCGGGTTGCATGATGTCGCCCGTCGTCTGGATCGAGACGTGCGGCGCCGCCGCGCCCCATCGCGCACGGATCGCGTCGAGCAGCGGGTAGAAGAGCTCCTGGCGGACGCCGTCCATCAGCACTTCGCCGCCGGCCAGGATGAGCGAGGAGCGGTGCCGTGACGCAGTGCCGCCGGGCCCCGGGCGCGACGGGTCCTGGTACGACATGTCGTCGGGGAGGTTGGCCAGAATGCGGCGGTACGCGTGGCTTTCTTCGGCGACGAGGCGCGTCAGGTCGTCGCGAGCGTAAGGCCGGAAGCGGTCGTCGTAGCAGTGCCTGCACTTTCGATGGCAGGCCCAGGTGATGACCCAGTAGATCGATTCCACGGCGCAGCTCTAGCGCAGAAACGTGCGCGGCGCATCCACGCGAGCCGCGACCGGCTACGGCTGGATGACGACGAACGCCGACATTCCCTCGCGATTGACCAGCAGCACGACCTGCTGGTTGCCGGCTTCCTTCATTCGCCGCGTGTAGTCGGCCACCGACGTGACCTGCTGGCGGTTGACCTGCTCGATCACGTCCCCGCGCCGCAGCCCGGCGTCGGCTGCCGGTGTTTCATCCTCGACGTCGGTGACGATCACGCCCTTGACGTCCGCCTTGATGCCGAGGTGACCGCGAATGTCGCGGCTGAGGTCCTCGACCTCGACGCCCTGCAGGACGCCGGCGTTCCTGCCCGACTGCGGCTGCGCATTGCCCGGCCCATTCCCGGCAGGCGCTTCACCGAGGGTCACTGCAACGTCGCGCGATTGGCCTTCATGATTGACGGTCAGGCGCACTCGCGTTCCGGGCGCCATGTTGCCGACACGCAGCCGAAGGTCGTTCGGTCCGGTG
This genomic window from Candidatus Binatia bacterium contains:
- a CDS encoding radical SAM/SPASM domain-containing protein, coding for MESIYWVITWACHRKCRHCYDDRFRPYARDDLTRLVAEESHAYRRILANLPDDMSYQDPSRPGPGGTASRHRSSLILAGGEVLMDGVRQELFYPLLDAIRARWGAAAPHVSIQTTGDIMQPGHIEEMLERGVGTIAVASIDDYHVGMNGDGKFALMDRVRRMMASFGVQEVDLGIARDPRLKGPGLGRARSGDGPFFLFFGAQPELWIGELWPRGRAWTNGLSNATYETNFCARWSGGKNFLNYGDAGAEVAIEPDGSVYPCCLKTKAPLGNLCEERLVEILDSLKGHPAFEAINAGDPESMGENVGWSRSDYRRSSRAVDPRGREMENVCLGCDAYFEKHLAAEIARIRTARLAARS